The following are from one region of the Actinoplanes sp. L3-i22 genome:
- a CDS encoding ABC transporter ATP-binding protein: MIAEVRELTVRYGAATALDGVSLTVAAGELVALIGPNGAGKTTLVNALCGILAPAGGRIAVPGSLALVPENRHLFGSLSVDDNLRLGAWRRRERDTGHVYALLPELVPLRDRPAARLSGGEQQMVALGRALMARPDLLVIDEMSLGLAPKIVGSLVAHLRERNTVDGLAVLLIEQNARLALELCTRAYVLEAGRVVAEGPSAELAGSPEVATAYLGLAEG; this comes from the coding sequence GTGATCGCCGAGGTCCGCGAGCTGACCGTCCGGTACGGGGCGGCGACGGCGCTCGACGGCGTGTCGCTGACCGTCGCGGCCGGCGAGCTGGTCGCGCTCATCGGGCCGAACGGGGCCGGCAAGACCACCCTGGTCAACGCGCTGTGCGGGATTCTCGCGCCGGCGGGCGGGCGGATCGCCGTACCGGGAAGCCTGGCTCTTGTCCCGGAGAACCGGCATCTGTTCGGCTCGCTGAGCGTCGACGACAACCTGCGGCTCGGCGCGTGGCGGCGCCGGGAGCGGGACACCGGGCACGTCTACGCCCTGCTGCCCGAGCTGGTGCCGCTCCGCGATCGGCCGGCGGCCCGGCTGTCCGGTGGGGAGCAGCAGATGGTCGCGCTCGGCCGGGCGCTGATGGCCCGCCCCGACCTGCTGGTGATCGACGAGATGTCGCTCGGCCTGGCCCCGAAGATCGTCGGCAGTCTCGTCGCGCACCTGCGCGAACGCAACACCGTGGACGGGCTCGCGGTGCTGCTGATCGAGCAGAACGCCCGGCTCGCGCTGGAGCTGTGCACCCGCGCCTACGTGCTGGAGGCCGGCCGGGTCGTCGCCGAGGGACCGTCCGCGGAGCTGGCCGGCAGCCCCGAGGTCGCCACCGCCTACCTGGGCCTGGCGGAGGGGTGA
- a CDS encoding branched-chain amino acid ABC transporter permease yields the protein MAELVQYVLTGIGVGCAYALLGSGLVVIHRVTRVVNFAQGSFAVLAAFTVTTLLAAGLPHGVAEGLGVLLAGGAGLLTGLIATGKPGTTPQAGLIVTLGLGVFAYAVEILLWGDQPRSFPGLPGTVAGVQAHYLLIIGVTAVVLGATALLFARTDLGRALTATAEDPYAARIVGIDVPRMGLLAFAAGGALGGLAGVLVTPVQQVTFDADVALVVSGFAAAVLGNLTRPGLTLAGGLLLGVVQALVGGYWSTSYQTEVSLIFMLAVLIARAGLARTALEAA from the coding sequence ATGGCCGAGCTGGTCCAGTACGTGCTCACCGGGATCGGGGTCGGTTGCGCCTACGCCCTGCTCGGCAGCGGTCTGGTGGTCATCCACCGGGTCACCCGGGTGGTCAACTTCGCGCAGGGCAGCTTCGCGGTGCTGGCCGCGTTCACGGTCACCACGCTGCTCGCGGCCGGCCTCCCGCACGGCGTGGCGGAGGGCCTCGGCGTGCTGCTGGCCGGCGGGGCCGGGCTGCTCACCGGGCTGATCGCGACCGGGAAGCCGGGCACCACCCCGCAGGCGGGACTGATCGTGACGCTCGGGCTGGGGGTGTTCGCGTACGCGGTCGAGATCCTGCTCTGGGGCGATCAGCCCCGGTCCTTCCCCGGGCTGCCCGGCACGGTCGCCGGGGTGCAGGCCCACTACCTGCTGATCATCGGGGTGACCGCGGTGGTGCTCGGCGCGACCGCGCTGCTGTTCGCCCGCACCGACCTGGGGCGGGCGCTCACCGCGACCGCGGAGGATCCGTACGCGGCCCGGATCGTCGGGATCGACGTGCCGCGGATGGGACTGCTCGCGTTCGCGGCCGGCGGCGCGCTCGGCGGGCTGGCCGGGGTCCTGGTCACGCCGGTTCAGCAGGTCACCTTCGACGCCGACGTGGCGCTCGTGGTGAGCGGGTTCGCCGCGGCGGTCCTCGGCAACCTGACCCGGCCCGGACTCACGCTGGCCGGCGGGCTGCTGCTCGGTGTGGTGCAGGCGCTGGTGGGTGGTTACTGGAGTACGTCGTACCAGACGGAAGTGTCCTTGATCTTCATGTTGGCCGTGCTGATCGCGCGCGCCGGCCTGGCCCGCACGGCTCTGGAGGCGGCGTGA
- a CDS encoding branched-chain amino acid ABC transporter permease encodes MKWLPPAVAVLVAAAVPPFLGPGQLTVYVLLGLSAMAVVGLSLLMGYAGQVSLGQASFTAIGAYTAGLLAVHKFPPLLGLVAAPVAAALAAVVVGIPILRLRGHQLAFATLALQLILLSVLGDADWAGGAIGLQGLPYLSILGFELNQDRQYAYLVLLGVALTTLVASLLIRSRTGRGLRALATAPAAAEASGVPVGAYRLLVFAVSAAFAGLAGGIYAFYVGYLAPGSFPVLLSIEYVVMAVVGGLGSIAGALLGATLITLVVQALTTLATQPGMPGYAPSVLSYAVYAVLLIVIVLFVPRGIVPALRLRRRSP; translated from the coding sequence GTGAAGTGGCTCCCGCCGGCCGTGGCCGTGCTGGTGGCCGCGGCCGTGCCACCGTTCCTGGGGCCGGGGCAGCTCACCGTCTACGTCCTGCTCGGGCTCTCGGCGATGGCGGTGGTCGGGTTGTCGCTGCTGATGGGCTATGCCGGGCAGGTGTCGCTGGGGCAGGCGTCGTTCACCGCGATCGGGGCGTACACGGCCGGGCTGCTCGCCGTACACAAGTTTCCGCCGTTGCTCGGCCTGGTGGCGGCGCCGGTCGCGGCGGCCCTCGCCGCGGTCGTCGTCGGCATCCCCATCCTGCGGCTGCGCGGGCACCAGCTGGCGTTCGCGACGCTCGCGCTGCAGCTCATCCTGCTGTCCGTGCTCGGCGACGCGGACTGGGCGGGCGGCGCGATCGGCCTGCAGGGCCTGCCCTACCTGTCGATCCTCGGGTTCGAGCTGAACCAGGACCGCCAGTACGCCTACCTGGTGCTGCTCGGCGTCGCGCTGACCACGCTGGTCGCGTCGCTGCTGATCCGGTCGCGGACCGGGCGCGGGCTACGCGCGCTGGCCACCGCACCGGCCGCCGCCGAGGCCAGCGGCGTGCCGGTCGGCGCGTACCGGCTGCTGGTCTTCGCCGTCTCGGCGGCGTTCGCCGGCCTGGCCGGTGGCATCTACGCGTTCTACGTCGGCTACCTGGCGCCGGGCTCGTTCCCGGTGCTGCTCTCCATCGAGTACGTGGTGATGGCGGTCGTCGGCGGCCTCGGCAGCATCGCCGGCGCGCTGCTCGGCGCCACCCTGATCACCCTGGTCGTCCAGGCCCTGACCACGCTCGCCACCCAGCCCGGCATGCCCGGCTACGCGCCGAGCGTGCTGTCCTACGCGGTCTACGCCGTGCTGCTCATCGTGATCGTCCTCTTCGTCCCGCGCGGCATCGTCCCCGCGCTCCGTCTCCGCCGGAGGTCCCCGTGA
- a CDS encoding cysteine desulfurase-like protein yields the protein MVLDVTALRAHFPSLDHGLAFFDGPGGSQTPRPVAEAIVATMTGPLSNRGTISSSELNAERAVTEFRAAYADLLGVPAAGIVHGRSATQLTYDFSRHLAKTWRPGDEIIVSRLDHDSNVRPWIQAAERAGVTVRWIELDPSTADLDLDTFRPTDRTRLVAVTAASNILGTKPPLRRIADLAHEAGALVYVDGVHYAAHHLVDVAALGADFFVCSPYKFLGPHCGVLAASPALLATLSPDKLVPSSNAVPERFEFGTLPYEMLAGATAAVDFLAAVAPGSAESRRARLTSSFAAIHEYELVLRARLEEGLRGFGDALTIHSTAADRTPTTLLTIEGRDAREAQIHLAGLGVLAPAGSFYAYEPFTALKLVDPALRVGLAPYNTADEIDRLLAGLAALLEL from the coding sequence ATGGTCCTCGACGTGACGGCACTCCGCGCCCACTTTCCCTCCCTTGATCACGGCCTGGCGTTCTTCGACGGGCCGGGCGGCAGCCAGACCCCGCGACCGGTCGCCGAGGCGATCGTCGCGACGATGACCGGGCCGCTGTCGAACCGCGGGACGATCAGTTCGTCCGAGCTCAACGCCGAGCGCGCGGTGACCGAGTTCCGCGCCGCCTACGCCGACCTGCTCGGCGTGCCCGCGGCCGGCATCGTGCACGGGCGCAGCGCGACCCAGCTCACCTACGACTTCTCCCGGCACCTCGCCAAGACGTGGCGGCCCGGGGACGAGATCATCGTCAGCCGCCTGGACCACGACAGCAACGTCCGGCCGTGGATCCAGGCCGCCGAGCGGGCCGGCGTCACGGTCCGCTGGATCGAGCTGGACCCGTCGACCGCCGATCTGGACCTGGACACCTTCCGGCCGACCGACCGGACCCGGCTGGTCGCGGTGACCGCCGCGTCGAACATCCTCGGCACCAAGCCGCCGCTGCGCCGGATCGCCGACCTGGCGCACGAGGCGGGCGCGCTGGTCTACGTCGACGGCGTGCACTACGCGGCCCATCACCTGGTGGACGTGGCGGCGCTCGGGGCGGACTTCTTCGTCTGCTCGCCGTACAAGTTCCTCGGCCCGCACTGCGGGGTCCTCGCCGCCTCCCCCGCGCTGCTGGCGACGCTCTCGCCGGACAAGCTGGTGCCGTCGTCGAACGCGGTGCCGGAGCGCTTCGAGTTCGGCACGCTCCCCTACGAGATGCTGGCCGGCGCGACCGCCGCGGTCGACTTCCTCGCGGCCGTCGCGCCGGGCTCCGCCGAGTCCCGGCGGGCGCGGCTGACCAGCTCGTTCGCCGCGATTCACGAGTACGAGCTGGTGCTGCGGGCGCGTCTCGAGGAGGGGCTGCGCGGGTTCGGCGACGCGCTCACGATCCACTCGACGGCGGCCGACCGGACGCCGACGACGTTGCTGACCATCGAGGGCCGGGACGCGCGCGAGGCCCAGATCCACCTCGCCGGGCTCGGGGTCCTGGCGCCGGCCGGCTCGTTCTACGCCTACGAGCCGTTCACCGCGCTGAAGCTGGTCGACCCCGCGCTCCGCGTCGGCCTCGCCCCCTACAACACCGCCGACGAGATCGACCGCCTGCTGGCCGGCCTCGCGGCCTTGCTCGAGCTTTAG
- a CDS encoding NAD(P)/FAD-dependent oxidoreductase — protein MSIKARLLGSAVSHWGADPWARGSWSLIGRHGTPQDRIALGTPVGDRLRIAGEATHPTRAGMTHGAYEQGLAAAAWAIERGHPGVLVVGAGMAGLAAARALAERGVQVRIREARDRIGGRTAGVDVAGGAFDLGANWLQQYDDNVLARLAERLGLTTVVTDFTDPLVLNAHPIPHGIEDDLRDRLAAAGPQASVADVLGDWLRAPAPWTPDQIHRLADAEIVMDAGVPLTWLSARHGFEPGVGEGDRWIVGGYRLLTAHLAAGLDIRLGRPVDRIDVQPGTVVVSGGEVREAADAVIVTVPLPVLAAGAITFDPPLPESHRTALSHLGAGRVEKVILRFDRRFWPEHGYYRVHGPAENCISEWLDATAADGTPTLVGLFAGPWQDTLWTGSDDEIAARATEIIRAAAEPW, from the coding sequence ATGTCGATCAAGGCCAGGCTGCTCGGTTCCGCGGTGTCGCACTGGGGTGCGGACCCGTGGGCGCGCGGCTCGTGGAGCCTGATCGGCCGGCACGGCACCCCGCAGGACCGGATCGCGCTGGGCACCCCGGTCGGCGACCGGCTGCGGATCGCCGGTGAGGCCACCCACCCGACCCGCGCCGGGATGACCCACGGCGCGTACGAGCAGGGCCTCGCCGCCGCGGCCTGGGCGATCGAACGCGGTCACCCCGGCGTCCTGGTGGTCGGCGCCGGGATGGCCGGGCTCGCCGCCGCCCGCGCACTCGCCGAGCGGGGCGTCCAGGTGCGGATCCGGGAGGCCCGGGACCGGATCGGCGGCCGGACCGCCGGCGTCGACGTGGCCGGCGGCGCGTTCGACCTGGGCGCCAACTGGCTCCAGCAGTACGACGACAACGTGCTCGCCCGCCTCGCCGAGCGACTGGGCCTGACCACGGTCGTCACCGACTTCACCGACCCGCTCGTGCTCAACGCCCACCCGATCCCGCACGGCATCGAGGACGACCTGCGCGACCGCCTCGCCGCCGCCGGACCGCAGGCGAGCGTCGCCGACGTCCTCGGCGACTGGTTGCGCGCTCCGGCGCCGTGGACCCCGGATCAGATCCACCGGCTCGCCGACGCCGAGATCGTGATGGACGCGGGCGTGCCGTTGACCTGGCTCAGCGCCCGGCACGGCTTCGAGCCGGGCGTGGGCGAGGGCGACCGCTGGATCGTCGGCGGCTACCGCCTGCTCACCGCCCACCTCGCCGCCGGCCTCGACATCCGCCTCGGCCGGCCGGTCGACCGGATCGACGTCCAGCCCGGCACGGTGGTCGTGTCCGGCGGCGAGGTCCGGGAGGCGGCCGACGCGGTGATCGTGACCGTGCCGCTGCCGGTCCTCGCGGCCGGCGCGATCACGTTCGACCCGCCGCTGCCGGAGTCCCACCGGACCGCGCTGTCGCACCTCGGCGCGGGCCGGGTCGAGAAGGTGATCCTCCGGTTCGACCGGCGGTTCTGGCCCGAGCACGGCTACTACCGCGTGCACGGGCCGGCCGAGAACTGCATCAGCGAGTGGCTCGACGCGACCGCCGCCGACGGCACCCCCACCCTGGTCGGACTGTTCGCCGGCCCCTGGCAGGACACGCTGTGGACCGGCTCGGACGACGAGATCGCCGCCCGGGCCACCGAGATCATCCGCGCCGCCGCCGAGCCGTGGTGA
- a CDS encoding TetR/AcrR family transcriptional regulator: MATAGQRRGADTKAEIRRVAIELFTERGYEGTSLREIAERLGITKAALYYHYNSKDEIVLSIFQAHLDAIEELVAWAVAQPPSPELRAQAVERMIDLSVGSGAAAMKFAMANQHVVRELHQSKGRENAFGKMTELFDHLTGPDAPVEEALRVRAALLSVNIVLMASRGLNASEAEISTVARDIARSLIKID, encoded by the coding sequence ATGGCGACGGCAGGTCAGCGGCGAGGCGCCGACACGAAGGCGGAGATCCGCAGGGTGGCCATCGAGCTGTTCACCGAGCGGGGCTACGAGGGCACCTCGCTGCGCGAGATCGCCGAGCGGCTCGGGATCACCAAGGCCGCGCTCTACTACCACTACAACAGCAAGGACGAGATCGTCCTGTCGATCTTCCAGGCCCACCTGGACGCGATCGAGGAGCTGGTCGCCTGGGCCGTCGCGCAGCCGCCCAGCCCGGAGCTGCGCGCCCAGGCCGTCGAGCGCATGATCGACCTCAGCGTCGGCAGCGGCGCCGCCGCGATGAAGTTCGCGATGGCCAACCAGCACGTGGTCCGCGAGCTGCACCAGAGCAAGGGCCGGGAGAACGCGTTCGGCAAGATGACCGAGCTGTTCGACCACCTGACCGGCCCGGACGCCCCGGTCGAGGAGGCGCTGCGGGTCCGCGCCGCGCTGCTCAGCGTCAACATCGTGCTGATGGCCTCGCGCGGGCTGAACGCCTCCGAGGCCGAGATCAGCACGGTCGCCCGCGACATCGCCCGGTCTTTGATCAAAATCGACTAA
- a CDS encoding MDR family MFS transporter → MVTMSGLVIAMLLAMLDNMIVAPALPTIVGDLHGLNHLAWVTTGYVLASTVATPIWGKLGDLLGRRVTFLTSIAIFLVGSALCGMSQNMGELIAFRAVQGLGAGGLMVGVMSVLADIVPPRERGKYQGVMMAVMPVAMIGGPLVGGFITDNLNWRWAFYVNLPLGLVALGVCWFVLAKLPRGAGKARIDWLGAALLSVWITAFVLITTWGGSQYDWSSPQILGLLALTVGAFVAFIMVERRSAEPIMPLSVFRNRNFALAGALSLIVGFAMFGGITLLPQFQQYVQGASATNSGLLLMPMMIAAMTVSLIGGQLITRTGHYRALPIVGTVLMTAGLGLFATMDTGTSRFMTSVFMVVLGAGMGCLMQTTMLIAQNSSPINAIGAATGAATFLRNMGGSLGVSLLSTIYTNHLLDSLADSGGSAATSTGSAAGMTPAMLRALPEPVQHAFAVAVSNGIGAAFVWGAAAAAAGIVVALFIKHVPLRGFADAPKPAPVVALQDA, encoded by the coding sequence ATGGTGACCATGAGCGGCCTCGTGATCGCGATGCTGCTCGCCATGCTCGACAACATGATCGTGGCACCCGCGCTGCCCACGATCGTCGGCGACCTGCACGGCCTGAACCATCTGGCCTGGGTGACCACCGGCTACGTGCTCGCCTCCACGGTCGCCACCCCGATCTGGGGCAAGCTCGGCGACCTGCTCGGCCGGCGCGTCACGTTCCTCACCTCGATCGCGATCTTCCTGGTCGGCTCGGCACTCTGCGGCATGTCGCAGAACATGGGCGAGCTGATCGCGTTCCGCGCGGTCCAGGGCCTCGGCGCCGGCGGCCTGATGGTCGGCGTCATGTCCGTCCTGGCCGACATCGTGCCGCCCCGCGAGCGCGGCAAGTACCAGGGCGTGATGATGGCCGTCATGCCGGTCGCGATGATCGGCGGCCCGCTGGTCGGCGGCTTCATCACCGACAACCTGAACTGGCGCTGGGCGTTCTACGTCAACCTGCCGCTCGGCCTGGTCGCGCTCGGCGTCTGCTGGTTCGTGCTGGCCAAGCTGCCCCGCGGGGCCGGCAAGGCGCGCATCGACTGGCTCGGCGCCGCCCTGCTCAGCGTCTGGATCACCGCGTTCGTGCTGATCACCACGTGGGGCGGCAGCCAGTACGACTGGTCCTCCCCGCAGATCCTCGGCCTGCTCGCGCTGACCGTCGGCGCGTTCGTGGCGTTCATCATGGTCGAGCGCCGCTCCGCCGAGCCGATCATGCCGCTGTCGGTCTTCCGGAACCGCAACTTCGCACTGGCCGGCGCGCTCAGCCTGATCGTCGGGTTCGCGATGTTCGGCGGCATCACCCTGCTGCCCCAGTTCCAGCAGTACGTGCAGGGCGCCTCGGCCACCAACAGCGGCCTGCTGCTGATGCCGATGATGATCGCCGCGATGACGGTCTCGCTGATCGGCGGCCAGCTGATCACCCGCACCGGGCACTACCGGGCGCTGCCGATCGTCGGGACCGTCCTGATGACGGCCGGCCTGGGCCTGTTCGCCACCATGGACACCGGCACGTCGCGGTTCATGACCAGCGTGTTCATGGTCGTGCTCGGCGCCGGCATGGGCTGCCTGATGCAGACCACCATGCTGATCGCGCAGAACAGCTCGCCGATCAACGCGATCGGCGCGGCGACCGGGGCGGCCACCTTCCTGCGCAACATGGGTGGCTCGCTGGGCGTCTCGCTGCTCAGCACGATCTACACCAACCACCTGCTCGACTCGCTCGCCGACAGCGGCGGCTCGGCGGCGACCAGCACCGGCTCGGCGGCCGGGATGACGCCGGCGATGCTGCGGGCACTGCCCGAGCCGGTCCAGCACGCGTTCGCGGTGGCGGTCAGCAACGGGATCGGCGCGGCGTTCGTCTGGGGCGCGGCGGCGGCCGCGGCCGGGATCGTGGTGGCGCTGTTCATCAAGCACGTGCCGCTGCGCGGCTTCGCGGACGCGCCGAAGCCGGCGCCGGTGGTGGCTCTGCAGGACGCCTGA
- a CDS encoding 2'-5' RNA ligase family protein — MRTVELLLDQEQDFAVRREWALLRDAGLPSLADHGHPTNRPHLTVVRAASLDGLPELTLPLVAELGPVRRLGRALVRPVTPTAELRDLHSRVWSALPGAWPPPGEWFPHVSLALRAPGDMLDRLPAEIGRPDSRECSFVAARSYDTEARTVTDIEA, encoded by the coding sequence ATGCGCACCGTCGAGCTGCTTTTAGATCAAGAGCAGGATTTCGCCGTACGGCGGGAATGGGCTCTTCTTCGTGATGCCGGCCTGCCGAGCCTGGCCGATCACGGGCACCCGACGAATCGCCCGCACCTGACCGTGGTCCGGGCCGCGTCGCTCGACGGGCTGCCGGAGCTGACGTTGCCGCTGGTCGCCGAGCTGGGGCCGGTGCGCAGGCTCGGGCGGGCGCTGGTCCGGCCGGTGACGCCGACCGCCGAGCTGCGGGATCTGCACTCGCGGGTCTGGTCGGCGCTGCCCGGCGCGTGGCCGCCGCCGGGGGAGTGGTTCCCGCACGTCAGCCTGGCCCTCAGGGCCCCGGGCGACATGCTCGACCGGCTCCCGGCAGAGATCGGCCGCCCCGATTCCCGAGAGTGCTCTTTCGTTGCGGCCCGCAGCTACGACACCGAGGCGCGAACCGTGACCGACATCGAGGCATGA
- a CDS encoding MarR family winged helix-turn-helix transcriptional regulator, protein MAETAIPVQLGMLLAGRGALADARVRQTLATQRLNMRSMFTLSHLARGPVNQQSLIDLLGVDPSALVAVLNELEGLGYASRERDPADRRRHIVRITTRGATALEVVDKVLKRADDDLFAALSSAERDQLEHLLSKVAGADGCG, encoded by the coding sequence ATGGCCGAGACCGCGATACCTGTCCAACTGGGCATGCTGCTCGCCGGCCGCGGCGCACTGGCCGACGCCCGCGTCCGCCAGACTCTGGCTACTCAGCGCCTCAACATGCGGTCCATGTTCACGCTGAGCCATCTCGCCCGCGGCCCGGTGAACCAGCAGTCCCTGATCGACCTGCTCGGCGTCGACCCGAGCGCCCTGGTCGCGGTCCTCAACGAGCTCGAAGGCCTGGGCTACGCGTCGCGCGAGCGCGACCCGGCCGACCGCCGCCGCCACATCGTCCGGATCACCACTCGGGGCGCGACCGCGCTGGAGGTGGTCGACAAGGTTCTCAAGCGGGCCGACGACGACCTGTTCGCCGCGCTCTCCAGCGCCGAGCGCGATCAGCTCGAGCACCTGCTGAGCAAGGTCGCCGGCGCGGACGGCTGCGGCTGA
- a CDS encoding DoxX family protein — MPSLEAVMFLAYAIVGGLFGLANINSAVAKIRGVERVTGVLSAAGVPRSWFVPLALLNIAGGLGLLIGILWRPLGVAAAVGLVLYYAGAVITHARVRDVKGMPLPAVLLAFAAVTLALAVASA; from the coding sequence ATGCCATCGTTGGAGGCTGTCATGTTTCTCGCCTACGCCATCGTCGGCGGCCTGTTCGGGCTGGCCAACATCAACTCCGCCGTCGCGAAGATCCGCGGCGTGGAACGGGTCACCGGCGTGCTGTCGGCCGCAGGGGTGCCGAGATCCTGGTTCGTGCCACTGGCGCTGCTGAACATCGCCGGTGGGCTCGGCCTGCTGATCGGGATCCTGTGGCGGCCACTGGGTGTCGCCGCGGCGGTCGGGCTGGTTCTCTACTACGCCGGCGCGGTGATCACGCACGCGCGGGTCCGCGACGTCAAGGGCATGCCGCTGCCGGCCGTGCTGCTCGCGTTCGCGGCGGTCACGCTCGCGCTCGCCGTCGCCTCGGCCTGA
- a CDS encoding spore photoproduct lyase family protein yields the protein MTGDLLDVRRIYFEPAAAQLPRGREILARFPAAQRVEVASHQRIPELHGDETNVNRWVRIKREALVLGVKKTLTARPNGRSADFIAPSTANGCAMACAYCYVPRHKGYSNPITVFANIEKIAAYVSGHASRQGPKPAPNECDPLAWVYDIGENSDCSVDARISDNVRDLVELFRWMPGAKASFATKHVNRELLDWDPRGRTRIRFSLMPQADAKILDIRTSPIDQRIAAIDDFVAAGYEVHVNFSPVVVRDGWLADWAALLDQLDAGIGPAAKKQLAAEVIFLTHNRELHEVNLGWHPKAEELIWRPALQQPKLSQNGSWNVRYRTGEKGRYVAALLDLIAARTPYLHVRYAF from the coding sequence ATGACTGGTGACCTGCTGGATGTTCGCCGCATCTACTTCGAGCCGGCCGCCGCCCAGCTCCCGCGCGGCAGGGAGATCCTGGCCCGGTTCCCCGCGGCCCAACGGGTCGAGGTGGCGAGTCACCAGCGGATCCCGGAACTCCACGGCGACGAGACGAACGTCAACCGGTGGGTGCGGATCAAGCGCGAGGCGCTCGTCCTCGGCGTCAAGAAGACACTGACCGCGCGGCCGAACGGGCGCTCCGCCGACTTCATCGCGCCGTCCACCGCCAACGGCTGCGCGATGGCCTGCGCCTACTGCTACGTGCCGCGCCACAAGGGCTACAGCAACCCGATCACGGTCTTCGCCAACATCGAAAAGATTGCGGCGTACGTGTCCGGCCACGCCAGCCGCCAGGGCCCGAAACCCGCCCCGAACGAGTGCGATCCGCTCGCCTGGGTCTACGACATCGGCGAGAACTCGGACTGCAGCGTCGACGCCCGGATCAGCGACAACGTCCGCGACCTGGTCGAACTGTTCCGCTGGATGCCGGGCGCGAAGGCGTCCTTCGCCACCAAGCACGTGAACCGCGAACTGCTGGACTGGGACCCGCGGGGCCGTACCCGAATCAGGTTTTCGTTGATGCCGCAGGCGGACGCCAAGATCCTCGACATCCGGACCTCGCCGATCGACCAGCGGATCGCCGCGATCGACGATTTCGTCGCCGCCGGGTACGAGGTGCACGTCAACTTCAGCCCGGTCGTCGTCCGGGACGGCTGGCTGGCCGACTGGGCCGCGCTGCTCGACCAGCTGGACGCCGGAATCGGGCCGGCGGCGAAGAAGCAGCTCGCGGCCGAGGTCATCTTCCTGACCCACAACCGCGAGCTGCACGAGGTCAACCTCGGCTGGCACCCGAAGGCCGAGGAGTTGATCTGGCGCCCCGCCCTCCAGCAGCCGAAACTCTCCCAGAACGGTTCCTGGAACGTCCGCTACCGCACCGGCGAGAAGGGCCGGTACGTCGCCGCGCTGCTGGACCTGATCGCGGCGCGGACGCCCTACCTGCACGTCCGCTACGCCTTCTGA